A genomic region of Candidatus Hinthialibacter antarcticus contains the following coding sequences:
- a CDS encoding sulfatase-like hydrolase/transferase, with the protein MKRRQLLKTLGAGAIASALPCATAAPKKKPNILFLFTDDQTFKSIGSLNNPGVKTPNIDRLVKNGVTFTHCFNQGSWTGAVCVASRAMLNTGRYIYHAQRDIGGKDGPLVPLWGETLGNAGYDTFMAGKWHNGDAALQKGFKTVGPHGGGMLASTPYDGDGYRRPTADNNTWQPDDKTRKGHWREQPDGSIMHSSREWANASIDYLQNHAAHSDNPFFMYVAFHAPHDPRQAPRKYLDMYPLDQIEVPPNFVPEHPFDQGQRNTLRDEILAPFPRTEHQIKVHLQEYYAIISHADHQIGRILDALEASGELDNTVIMFSADHGLAMGQHGLLGKQNQYDHSVRMPLTLCGPGINQGEQIDDMVYLHSLYATTCDLAEIPTPETVEFPSLVPLLNGGFYPHTNAIYGSYVDFQRMVRTDEYKLIIYPKANRIQLFNMQDDPWELYDLSTDPGNRQIIARLKQRLRELQQMVGDDLAI; encoded by the coding sequence ATGAAGCGACGCCAGTTATTGAAAACCCTCGGCGCGGGCGCAATCGCGTCGGCGCTGCCCTGCGCGACTGCCGCTCCAAAGAAAAAACCGAACATCCTTTTTTTGTTCACTGATGACCAGACATTCAAATCGATTGGTTCGTTAAATAATCCCGGAGTAAAAACGCCCAACATCGACCGCCTGGTCAAAAACGGCGTCACTTTCACCCATTGCTTCAACCAAGGCTCATGGACGGGCGCGGTGTGCGTCGCCAGCCGCGCTATGCTCAACACCGGGCGCTACATCTACCACGCCCAACGCGATATCGGCGGCAAAGACGGCCCGCTGGTTCCACTCTGGGGAGAAACGCTGGGCAACGCCGGCTACGACACCTTTATGGCCGGCAAGTGGCACAACGGAGACGCCGCGCTGCAGAAGGGCTTCAAAACCGTCGGCCCGCACGGCGGCGGGATGCTTGCTTCGACGCCGTATGACGGCGACGGCTACCGCCGCCCCACTGCGGACAACAATACCTGGCAGCCCGACGACAAAACCCGCAAAGGCCATTGGCGCGAACAGCCCGACGGCAGCATCATGCACAGCAGTCGCGAATGGGCGAACGCGTCAATTGACTACCTGCAAAACCATGCCGCCCACAGCGACAACCCGTTCTTCATGTATGTCGCCTTTCACGCGCCGCACGATCCGCGCCAAGCGCCGAGAAAATATCTCGATATGTATCCATTGGATCAGATTGAGGTTCCGCCAAACTTCGTCCCCGAGCATCCCTTCGACCAGGGCCAGCGCAATACGCTGCGCGATGAAATCCTGGCGCCGTTCCCCCGCACCGAACATCAGATCAAGGTGCATTTGCAGGAATATTACGCCATCATCTCACACGCAGACCATCAGATCGGCCGCATTCTTGATGCGCTCGAAGCGTCCGGCGAGTTAGACAACACCGTCATCATGTTTTCCGCCGACCACGGTCTCGCGATGGGTCAGCACGGCCTGCTCGGAAAGCAAAACCAATACGACCACAGCGTTCGGATGCCGCTCACCCTGTGCGGCCCCGGCATCAACCAGGGCGAACAGATCGACGACATGGTCTACCTGCATAGCCTCTACGCGACGACATGCGACTTAGCGGAAATCCCAACGCCGGAAACGGTCGAGTTCCCGAGTTTGGTCCCATTACTGAACGGCGGCTTTTATCCGCATACCAACGCTATCTATGGCTCGTATGTTGATTTTCAGCGCATGGTGAGAACCGACGAATACAAATTGATTATTTACCCCAAGGCCAACCGGATTCAGTTATTCAACATGCAAGACGATCCATGGGAACTCTATGATTTATCAACAGACCCGGGCAATCGCCAAATCATCGCCCGGCTAAAACAACGATTGCGTGAACTGCAACAAATGGTTGGGGACGACCTCGCCATTTAA
- a CDS encoding arylsulfatase — translation MQNQTSRRNFLKTGAVGGLSLMAPQASIANQSQQPNIVYILADDLGYGDVSCLNENSKLNTVNVDRIARTGVKFTDAHSGSAVCTPTRYGILTGRYCWRSKLKSGVLYGYSERLIEPGRMTVASFLKRNGYHTGCVGKWHLGMDWAGEKDNYDVTKPIQNGPNSVGFDYFFGISASLDMPPYVYIENDGITAAPDRETENKDFKGFWRKGPTGADFKHADVLPKVTEKSVEYIKQRSETDQPFFLYVPLAAPHTPILPTKEFQGKSGTNAYGDFVLQCDDAVGQILDALSRHSLSNNTLVIFTSDNGCSPRAEFDELEPLGHDPSYIYRGHKADIFEGGHRIPFVARWPGKIAPGSTSDETICLTDLIATCSAILDEPLPSDAGEDSYSILPALLGEERDKPLREATVHHSINGSFSIRQGKWKLNLCPGSGGWSDPRPNKAKEMDLPPIQLYDIENDYAETTNMYEKYPKVVEHLTRLLEYYQTSGRSAPFMR, via the coding sequence ATGCAAAATCAAACCTCTCGTCGAAACTTCCTAAAAACCGGCGCCGTTGGCGGACTCTCGCTGATGGCGCCGCAGGCGTCTATCGCAAACCAAAGCCAGCAGCCAAACATCGTCTACATTCTCGCGGACGACTTAGGCTACGGCGATGTTTCCTGCCTCAACGAAAATTCAAAACTGAACACGGTAAACGTAGACCGTATCGCCCGGACTGGCGTCAAATTCACCGACGCCCATTCGGGTTCAGCGGTGTGTACGCCGACGCGCTACGGCATTCTGACCGGACGCTATTGCTGGCGTTCCAAACTCAAAAGCGGCGTTTTGTACGGCTATTCCGAACGCCTGATCGAGCCGGGCCGCATGACCGTCGCATCGTTCTTAAAGAGAAACGGCTACCACACCGGCTGCGTCGGCAAGTGGCACCTCGGCATGGACTGGGCAGGCGAAAAAGACAATTACGATGTGACCAAGCCCATCCAAAACGGGCCGAACAGTGTCGGCTTTGATTACTTCTTCGGCATCAGCGCCTCGCTCGACATGCCGCCTTACGTCTACATCGAAAACGACGGCATCACCGCTGCGCCTGACCGCGAAACCGAGAATAAAGACTTCAAAGGCTTTTGGCGCAAAGGCCCGACCGGCGCCGATTTCAAACACGCAGACGTACTGCCAAAAGTCACGGAGAAATCGGTCGAGTACATCAAGCAACGCAGCGAAACCGACCAGCCGTTCTTTTTGTACGTCCCTCTTGCGGCGCCGCACACGCCGATTCTGCCAACCAAAGAATTTCAAGGCAAAAGCGGGACCAACGCCTACGGCGACTTTGTACTGCAATGCGACGACGCCGTCGGGCAAATCCTCGACGCCCTGTCGCGCCACAGCCTCAGCAACAACACCCTGGTCATCTTCACCAGCGACAACGGGTGCTCGCCCCGCGCTGAGTTTGACGAACTCGAGCCACTCGGGCACGACCCCAGTTATATCTATCGCGGGCATAAAGCCGACATCTTCGAGGGCGGACACCGCATTCCCTTCGTCGCCCGCTGGCCGGGTAAGATCGCGCCGGGTTCGACCTCTGACGAAACCATCTGCCTGACGGACTTAATCGCGACCTGTTCAGCGATTCTTGATGAACCCTTACCCAGCGACGCGGGCGAAGACAGCTATAGCATTCTTCCTGCATTGCTCGGCGAAGAGCGAGACAAGCCCCTTCGTGAAGCGACGGTGCATCACTCTATCAATGGCTCGTTTTCGATTCGCCAGGGAAAATGGAAACTCAACCTCTGCCCCGGCTCCGGCGGGTGGAGCGACCCCAGGCCAAATAAAGCGAAAGAAATGGATCTGCCGCCGATTCAGTTGTATGACATCGAAAACGATTATGCCGAAACGACAAACATGTATGAGAAATATCCAAAAGTGGTTGAACATCTCACCCGGTTGTTAGAGTATTACCAAACAAGCGGACGCAGCGCACCGTTTATGAGGTGA